A single Brevundimonas sp. SL130 DNA region contains:
- a CDS encoding CopG family ribbon-helix-helix protein — MATSTTVTVRMSGTLKEMLGLLAQKTQRTQSFLAERAIATYVERELEMMTAVEEGLEDFRTGDVVPHDEAMRRIRETIAKHES, encoded by the coding sequence ATGGCCACAAGCACGACCGTTACTGTCCGCATGAGCGGGACACTCAAGGAAATGCTGGGTCTGCTTGCCCAGAAGACCCAGCGTACCCAGTCATTTCTCGCCGAACGCGCCATCGCAACCTATGTGGAGCGTGAACTGGAAATGATGACAGCCGTCGAAGAAGGGCTGGAGGATTTTCGCACCGGTGATGTCGTTCCGCACGACGAGGCCATGCGTCGGATTCGCGAGACCATCGCCAAACACGAATCCTGA
- a CDS encoding SDR family NAD(P)-dependent oxidoreductase, which yields MTDLLPLKDRIALVVGASRGIGYESALALAKAGAHVVATARTQGGLEELDDAIFAATGKHATLVPFDLVDGGGIDRLGGAIFERFKKLDIWVQAAATMGPSGLTPVAHAEPREFAKVEKVNFTAVYRLIRSLEPLLKASEAGRVIHFTSSVATAPRAFWGMYAATKAGAEALMKAWADEVESTPIRVSIVDPGRMRTAMRAQAFPGEDPQTLPHPSEIGQLVVDLARGDATPPPTIRFRDWKAGPTAEALV from the coding sequence ATGACCGACCTCCTGCCCCTGAAGGATCGTATCGCCCTCGTCGTCGGGGCCTCGCGCGGCATTGGCTATGAAAGCGCCCTGGCGCTGGCCAAGGCCGGGGCGCATGTCGTCGCCACGGCGCGGACGCAAGGCGGGCTTGAGGAACTGGACGACGCCATCTTCGCCGCAACCGGCAAACACGCGACCCTGGTCCCGTTCGATCTGGTCGATGGCGGCGGGATCGACCGACTGGGCGGGGCCATCTTCGAACGCTTCAAGAAGTTGGACATCTGGGTCCAGGCGGCGGCGACCATGGGACCGTCAGGCCTGACGCCCGTGGCCCACGCCGAACCCCGCGAGTTCGCCAAGGTCGAGAAGGTCAATTTCACCGCCGTCTATCGACTGATCCGCTCGCTGGAGCCCCTGCTGAAGGCCTCCGAGGCCGGACGGGTCATCCATTTCACCTCAAGCGTCGCGACTGCGCCCCGCGCCTTCTGGGGCATGTACGCCGCGACCAAGGCCGGCGCCGAGGCCCTGATGAAGGCCTGGGCGGACGAGGTGGAGAGCACCCCGATCCGCGTCAGCATCGTCGATCCCGGCCGGATGCGCACGGCCATGCGCGCCCAGGCCTTCCCCGGCGAAGACCCGCAGACCCTGCCCCACCCGTCCGAGATCGGCCAACTGGTCGTCGACCTGGCGCGCGGCGACGCCACGCCCCCGCCGACGATCCGCTTCCGCGACTGGAAGGCCGGACCGACGGCGGAAGCCCTGGTCTAG
- a CDS encoding CvpA family protein, whose amino-acid sequence MTGYDVFAIVVILFSAAAGWVRGGVREIITLLSALLAALVALVTLPWTAMLGRALVNPDWAGTILAAIVAFLIVYFGIRVFGSYLSKQAQSHPQLGGIDRFIGVFVGTGRALVLLGAVHLVIVAAMPGERTPRWLSEAALYKVSAVGARAIQIILPGIGRGADAITPVVDSSVRKGFSNDEALPRTQSETNSPREAAP is encoded by the coding sequence GTGACCGGTTACGACGTCTTCGCCATCGTGGTGATCCTGTTCTCCGCCGCCGCCGGCTGGGTGCGCGGCGGCGTGCGCGAGATCATCACCCTGCTCAGCGCCCTGCTGGCGGCCTTGGTCGCCCTGGTCACCCTGCCGTGGACGGCGATGCTGGGGCGGGCCCTGGTCAATCCGGACTGGGCGGGGACCATCCTTGCGGCCATCGTCGCCTTCCTGATCGTCTATTTCGGCATCCGCGTCTTCGGCTCCTATCTGTCGAAACAGGCCCAGTCGCATCCGCAGTTGGGCGGGATCGACCGATTCATCGGCGTCTTCGTCGGAACCGGCCGGGCCCTGGTGCTGCTGGGCGCCGTCCATCTGGTCATCGTCGCGGCCATGCCGGGCGAGCGGACGCCGCGCTGGCTCAGCGAAGCCGCCCTCTACAAGGTCAGCGCCGTGGGCGCTCGGGCCATTCAGATCATCCTGCCCGGGATCGGGCGGGGCGCCGATGCGATCACGCCTGTGGTGGATTCATCCGTGCGCAAAGGGTTTTCGAACGACGAAGCCTTGCCTCGGACGCAATCCGAGACTAACTCGCCGCGCGAAGCCGCCCCGTAA
- the purF gene encoding amidophosphoribosyltransferase, with protein sequence MRHHIADPVVHREHWREPEDDQLRLECGVCGVWGADEDEGSAVVALGLHALQHRGQEACGIASVKDERFHTERHQGLVGEAFGGADLMTRMPGRAAVGHTRYSTAGGSFLRNIQPMFADLDQGGIAIAHNGNLTNFKFLHSQLVSEGAIFQSTSDSEVILHLIARSRKAKIVDRFIDALARIEGGYALVAQTRHKMIGARDPLGIRPLVLGQVGEAWVLASETCALDMMGATFVRDVEHGEVVVIDENGVESIKPFPARAARPCLFEYVYFSRPDSVVNGRSVYEVRKEMGRGLARELGVEADIVVPVPDSGVPAALGYAQESGIPYEMGIIRSHYLGRTFIQPSQGARQKGVRMKHSPNKSALAGKRVVLIDDSIVRGTTSVKLVRAVRAAGATEVHLRSASPQILFPDFYGIDMPERAQLLAANKTLEEMRELLEVDSLGFLSIDGLYRAMGETGRNNAAPQFTDHYFTGDYPTRLLDREIEEGGREFGAKQLSLLVSA encoded by the coding sequence ATGCGCCACCATATCGCCGATCCCGTCGTTCACCGCGAGCACTGGCGCGAGCCGGAGGATGACCAGCTCCGCCTCGAGTGCGGCGTCTGCGGCGTCTGGGGCGCCGACGAGGACGAAGGCTCGGCCGTCGTCGCCCTCGGTCTGCACGCCCTGCAACATCGCGGCCAGGAAGCCTGTGGCATCGCCAGCGTCAAGGACGAGCGGTTCCACACCGAACGCCACCAGGGTCTGGTCGGCGAGGCCTTCGGCGGCGCCGACCTGATGACCCGCATGCCCGGCCGCGCGGCCGTGGGCCACACCCGCTATTCCACCGCCGGCGGATCCTTCCTGCGCAACATCCAGCCGATGTTCGCCGACCTGGACCAGGGCGGCATCGCCATCGCCCACAACGGCAATCTGACCAACTTCAAATTCCTGCACAGCCAGCTGGTCAGCGAAGGCGCCATCTTCCAGTCCACGTCGGACTCAGAAGTCATCCTTCACCTGATCGCCCGCAGCCGTAAGGCCAAGATCGTTGATCGCTTCATCGACGCCCTGGCGCGGATCGAGGGCGGCTACGCCCTGGTCGCCCAGACCCGTCACAAGATGATCGGCGCCCGCGATCCCCTGGGCATCCGCCCTCTGGTGCTGGGCCAGGTCGGCGAGGCCTGGGTTCTGGCGTCCGAGACCTGCGCCCTGGACATGATGGGCGCCACCTTCGTGCGCGACGTCGAACACGGCGAGGTCGTGGTCATCGACGAGAACGGCGTGGAGTCGATCAAGCCCTTCCCCGCCCGCGCCGCCCGCCCCTGCCTGTTCGAATACGTCTATTTCTCGCGCCCCGACTCGGTGGTGAACGGCCGCTCGGTCTATGAGGTCCGCAAGGAGATGGGTCGCGGCCTGGCCCGCGAACTGGGCGTCGAGGCCGACATCGTCGTGCCGGTGCCGGACTCGGGCGTGCCCGCGGCCTTGGGCTATGCTCAGGAGAGCGGCATCCCCTACGAGATGGGCATCATCCGCAGCCACTATCTGGGCCGCACCTTCATCCAACCCAGCCAGGGCGCCCGTCAGAAGGGCGTGCGGATGAAGCACAGCCCCAACAAGTCGGCTTTGGCCGGCAAGCGGGTCGTGCTGATCGACGATTCCATCGTGCGCGGCACCACCTCGGTCAAACTGGTCCGCGCCGTCCGCGCCGCCGGCGCGACGGAGGTCCACCTGCGCTCGGCCAGCCCGCAGATCCTCTTCCCCGACTTCTACGGCATCGACATGCCGGAACGGGCCCAACTGCTGGCCGCCAACAAGACGCTGGAAGAGATGCGCGAACTGCTCGAGGTCGATTCCCTCGGCTTCCTGTCCATCGACGGCCTGTACCGCGCCATGGGCGAGACCGGCCGCAACAACGCCGCGCCCCAGTTCACCGACCACTATTTCACCGGCGACTATCCCACCCGCCTGCTGGACCGCGAGATCGAGGAAGGCGGCCGGGAATTCGGCGCCAAGCAGTTGTCCTTGCTCGTCAGCGCCTGA
- a CDS encoding type II toxin-antitoxin system RelE/ParE family toxin, translating into MRAVVWSRRALLELTHAIDYLAQRNLIAAQRIERRILETTETLSKRPIGRPGKQPGTYEKRVTETPYLIVYALADGADGGQVQILRLFHSAQDR; encoded by the coding sequence ATGCGCGCGGTCGTCTGGTCGCGGCGCGCCCTGCTGGAACTGACCCATGCCATCGACTATCTGGCCCAGAGAAATCTGATCGCAGCTCAGAGGATCGAACGGCGCATTCTCGAGACGACTGAAACCCTATCCAAGCGTCCCATCGGTCGTCCGGGCAAGCAGCCCGGGACTTATGAGAAGCGCGTCACCGAGACGCCGTACCTTATTGTTTATGCCCTTGCAGACGGCGCCGACGGAGGGCAGGTCCAGATCCTGCGCCTGTTCCATTCGGCGCAAGATCGGTAG